A genomic segment from Ochotona princeps isolate mOchPri1 chromosome 11, mOchPri1.hap1, whole genome shotgun sequence encodes:
- the SARAF gene encoding store-operated calcium entry-associated regulatory factor, which translates to MAAASRCPLLGLLLLLQVSCPVLCWNDPDRMLLRDVKALTLHYDRYTTSRRLDPIPQLKCVGGTAGCDSYTPKVIQCQNKGWDGYDVQWECKTDLDVAYKFGKTVVSCEGYESAEDQYVLRGSCGLEYNLDYTELGLKKLKESGKHQGSSFSDYYHKWYSADGCGTGGLITVVVLLAIAFVVYKLFLSDGQCPPPPYSEYPTYSSRSQRFTNPTGPAPPGFKSEFTGPQNAGYGAASGFGSAFTGQGSDTSGPGFWTGLGTGGILGYLFGSNRAATPFSDSWYYPSYPPSYSGSWNSRPYSPPRGGSGTYTACTNAETKTRTASGYGGTRRR; encoded by the exons ACAGAATGTTGCTGCGCGACGTCAAAGCCCTTACTCTCCACTATGACCGCTACACCACCTCTCGCAGGCTGGATCCCATCCCCCAGCTGAAATGTGTGGGAGGCACGGCCGGCTGCGACTCATACACCCCCAAAGTCATACAGTGTCAGAACAAAGGCTGGGATGGTTATGATGTGCAG TGGGAATGCAAGACTGATTTAGATGTTGCTTATAAGTTTGGAAAAACCGTGGTGAGCTGTGAAGGCTACGAGTCTGCTGAAGACCAGTATGTGCTAAGAGGTTCCTGTGGCCTGGAGTATAACTTAGATTATACGGAACTGGGCCTGAAGAAGTTGAAAGAGTCTGGGAAACACCAAGGCTCTTCCTTCTCCGATTACTACCACAAGTGGTACTCGGCAGATGGCTGCGGCACCGGCGGGCTGATCACCGTCGTGGTGCTGCTGGCGATCGCCTTCGTGGTCTACAAGTTGTTCCTCAGTGACGGTCAGTGCCCTCCTCCGCCTTATTCTGAGTATCCAACGTACTCCAGCCGATCGCAGCGATTCACCAACCCGACAGGACCTGCCCCGCCGGGCTTCAAGTCCGAGTTCACAG GGCCGCAGAATGCTGGCTACGGggcagcttctggttttggcagTGCTTTTACAGGGCAAGGATCTGACACTTCTGGACCGGGGTTCTGGACTGGCTTGGGAACCGGAGGAATCCTAGGATACCTGTTCGGCAGCAATAG AGCAGCCACGCCCTTTTCAGACTCCTGGTACTACCCGTCCTACCCGCCATCGTACTCCGGCTCCTGGAATAGTCGGCCTTACTCACCGCCCCGCGGGGGCTCAGGGACCTATACTGCGTGCACGAATGCAGAAACAAAAACCAGAACAGCGTCAG GCTATGGTGGTACCAGAAGACGGTGA